A region of Novipirellula aureliae DNA encodes the following proteins:
- a CDS encoding DUF547 domain-containing protein has translation MRKPFASYTMIALAAGALTLLSTHPCLAGPKVTVGASVPANQQVSMDQIDPCNWDALLNRYVDENGNVNYAAWKQSAADLQALEAFLGHLSSANPNAQASQSAKLAFWINAYNAVTVHGILREYPTTSIRNHTAKLIGYNIWDDLLLTVGGKPYSLNQMEHEVLRKMGEPRIHFAIVCASRSCPRLLSEAYTAEKLDAQLTANTKVFFANPGNFQHDAAGRKFQLSSILDWFGEDFGRDQAAQLRTIAPYLPSREAYDAAIANSVSVSHLDYDWGLNDQASARTARH, from the coding sequence ATGAGAAAACCCTTTGCCTCTTACACCATGATCGCGTTGGCCGCTGGTGCCCTTACGCTGCTGTCGACTCACCCGTGTTTGGCCGGGCCAAAGGTTACCGTTGGCGCCAGTGTGCCTGCGAATCAGCAAGTTTCGATGGACCAGATCGACCCATGCAATTGGGATGCCTTGCTAAACCGGTACGTTGATGAGAACGGAAACGTCAATTACGCGGCGTGGAAACAGTCCGCTGCGGACTTACAGGCACTTGAAGCGTTTTTGGGACACCTTTCGTCAGCAAACCCGAACGCACAGGCGAGCCAGTCGGCCAAACTCGCTTTTTGGATCAACGCCTATAACGCAGTGACGGTACATGGAATTCTCCGTGAGTATCCCACGACCAGCATTCGCAATCACACCGCGAAACTGATTGGCTACAACATTTGGGACGACCTGCTGTTAACGGTTGGCGGAAAGCCGTACTCTCTGAACCAGATGGAACATGAAGTGTTGCGAAAGATGGGCGAGCCACGAATTCACTTCGCCATCGTTTGTGCCTCACGTAGTTGTCCGCGACTGTTGTCCGAAGCCTATACGGCCGAGAAGCTGGATGCTCAGCTAACCGCAAACACAAAAGTCTTCTTTGCCAACCCAGGCAACTTTCAACACGACGCAGCGGGCCGCAAGTTCCAGCTCTCGTCGATCCTTGACTGGTTCGGCGAAGATTTCGGTCGCGACCAAGCCGCCCAGCTCCGCACAATTGCACCCTACTTGCCATCACGCGAAGCCTACGATGCAGCGATCGCGAACTCGGTATCAGTCTCCCATCTCGATTACGACTGGGGCTTGAACGACCAGGCATCCGCTCGAACAGCGCGCCACTGA
- a CDS encoding glycosyltransferase family 2 protein, protein MAIRTSDITFCIKTIHRPWSCHRLVQSLREHIAEPTIVVVDDGRPELRFSEKYPETAKHCTVINLDRRDVGVGVGRNTAIDAAQTEYIFLLDDDHVITADFHIDRVCEYFAEHELDILAVRQGGGGRPMMLSPLMNGKRIWMHRGEKRRVGTVAWCDMVSNAFLARKETIGTLRWDEALKTYEHWEFFYRASHLAELQIAVATDCSVVHARVAGTGYRDLRGRSKFRAMGLRKHGFRLLRYPGGQIVRA, encoded by the coding sequence TTGGCAATCCGAACGTCTGACATCACATTCTGCATAAAAACGATACACCGTCCGTGGTCCTGCCACCGGTTGGTCCAGTCGCTGCGCGAACACATCGCCGAGCCCACCATCGTCGTCGTCGATGACGGTCGGCCCGAGCTTCGTTTCAGCGAGAAGTATCCCGAAACCGCTAAGCACTGCACGGTCATTAATCTCGACCGGCGCGATGTGGGTGTTGGAGTCGGGCGTAACACAGCGATCGACGCGGCGCAGACCGAGTATATCTTTCTGCTCGACGATGATCACGTTATCACCGCGGACTTTCACATCGACCGCGTTTGCGAGTACTTCGCCGAACACGAACTCGACATCTTGGCAGTGCGTCAAGGAGGCGGCGGTCGACCTATGATGTTATCACCATTGATGAACGGCAAACGCATCTGGATGCATCGTGGTGAGAAGAGACGTGTCGGCACCGTCGCCTGGTGCGACATGGTCAGCAACGCGTTTCTGGCTCGCAAGGAAACGATCGGGACGCTCCGTTGGGACGAAGCCCTAAAAACCTACGAGCATTGGGAGTTTTTCTACCGAGCGAGCCACCTTGCCGAACTGCAAATCGCGGTCGCCACCGATTGTTCTGTCGTCCACGCACGTGTTGCCGGCACTGGCTACCGCGACCTGCGTGGAAGATCGAAGTTCCGTGCGATGGGACTTCGCAAACACGGTTTCCGATTATTGCGATATCCAGGAGGTCAAATCGTCCGTGCATGA
- a CDS encoding mercuric reductase has protein sequence MSSELVQLQPNDEHNQKLEANVHPPQWTNPTPSRPYHLVVIGGGTAGLVTAAGAAGLGARVALVERELMGGDCLNVGCVPSKGIISAARVAVGAKDASEFGIDVPEVYVDFAAVMQRMRKLRAGISHNDSASRFRDLGVDVFFGQASFLDSNTIEVGGSELRFKRAVIASGARAAAPPIAGLNDIEYLTNESVFSLTELPRRLGIIGAGPIGCEMAQSFAQLGSEVFLVESEHGIMPREDREAAEIVQKEMVRNGVKLLCCGRNLVIKNEGGIRLTVESHGKSYDEPVDQLLVAVGRAPNVEDLNLEAVGVDFDKKGVKVNDNLQTTNPRIYAAGDVCSKYQFTHAADFMARIVIQNALFAVGPFGKKKASDLVIPWATYTSPEIAHVGMYENEAEEAGIEVDTYVQHFSDIDRAILEGQDDGFVKVHTKKGTDQIIGATIVAENAGDMISEITVAMTGGLGLGKIGSAIHPYPTQAEAIRKLGDQFSRTKLTPLSKKILGLLQRLNVGS, from the coding sequence ATGTCATCCGAACTTGTCCAGCTTCAACCAAACGACGAACACAATCAGAAACTCGAAGCGAACGTCCACCCACCCCAGTGGACCAATCCAACACCGAGTCGCCCCTACCATCTGGTAGTGATTGGCGGCGGAACCGCGGGTCTTGTGACGGCAGCCGGGGCGGCGGGACTGGGCGCACGCGTCGCGCTGGTCGAACGAGAATTGATGGGAGGCGATTGCCTGAACGTAGGCTGCGTTCCATCAAAGGGGATCATTAGTGCGGCGAGAGTCGCAGTGGGGGCAAAAGACGCCAGCGAATTCGGAATTGACGTGCCAGAGGTTTACGTCGATTTCGCCGCGGTAATGCAGCGGATGAGAAAGCTGCGTGCTGGGATTAGTCATAACGACTCCGCGAGTCGGTTCCGCGATCTCGGCGTCGATGTCTTCTTTGGCCAAGCCAGTTTTCTCGATTCCAACACGATCGAGGTGGGTGGCAGCGAACTCCGTTTCAAACGGGCGGTCATCGCCAGCGGTGCTCGCGCGGCCGCGCCGCCCATTGCTGGCCTGAATGACATTGAATATCTGACTAACGAGTCGGTGTTCTCGTTAACAGAATTGCCTCGCCGGTTGGGGATCATTGGAGCGGGGCCAATCGGTTGTGAAATGGCGCAATCGTTCGCCCAACTTGGCTCGGAGGTTTTTCTGGTGGAATCGGAGCACGGCATCATGCCACGTGAGGATCGTGAAGCCGCCGAAATCGTTCAAAAGGAGATGGTGCGTAACGGAGTGAAATTGCTCTGCTGCGGTCGTAACCTCGTCATCAAGAACGAAGGTGGGATCCGGCTGACCGTCGAGTCTCATGGAAAGAGCTACGACGAGCCCGTAGACCAACTGCTGGTTGCAGTGGGACGAGCACCGAACGTTGAAGACTTGAATTTGGAAGCTGTCGGTGTTGATTTCGACAAGAAGGGCGTCAAGGTCAACGACAACTTGCAGACCACGAATCCGCGTATCTACGCTGCCGGCGACGTTTGCTCAAAGTACCAATTCACGCATGCGGCTGACTTCATGGCCCGCATCGTGATCCAGAATGCTCTATTTGCAGTCGGACCGTTCGGCAAGAAGAAGGCCAGCGATTTGGTGATTCCTTGGGCGACCTATACGTCCCCTGAGATCGCTCATGTTGGCATGTACGAAAACGAAGCCGAGGAAGCAGGAATCGAAGTCGACACCTACGTCCAACACTTCAGCGACATCGACCGAGCGATTCTAGAAGGCCAAGACGACGGGTTCGTGAAAGTTCACACCAAGAAGGGGACCGATCAGATCATTGGCGCAACCATCGTTGCTGAGAACGCGGGTGACATGATTTCCGAAATCACGGTCGCCATGACGGGTGGACTGGGACTCGGCAAGATCGGCAGCGCCATTCACCCCTATCCAACTCAAGCCGAAGCGATCCGCAAGCTGGGCGACCAGTTCAGCCGTACGAAGCTAACGCCGCTGAGCAAGAAAATTCTCGGGCTGCTTCAACGACTCAATGTCGGCAGCTAA
- a CDS encoding methyltransferase domain-containing protein, with product MKLALSSDQQVAESSVYQRYAAAAQAVEPALCCPVEYSTDLLKVIPEEIIERDYGCGDPTPFVRSGETVLDLGSGGGKLCYIAAQVVGPEGRVIGVDCNREMLGLARKHAPAVAKQLGYANVDFRYGLIQDLALDLDQLAGELSEHPVNDPAGYLALRHTEERLRREQPLVSDDSVDCVLSNCVLNLVRQQDRRQLFAEIFRVLRRGGRAAISDIVSDESVPERLQQDPELWSGCITGAFREDEFLKAFEDAGFHGIEIVKRQAEPWRTVEGIEFRSVTVVAHKGKQGPCLERGQAVSYRGPFKKVQDDDGHTYSRGERMAVCDKTFQLLQQEPYAEMFDAIEPREMVPLEDAKPFDCRRNARRHPRETKGLEYHATTDAVDGCSDDGPCC from the coding sequence ATGAAACTAGCCTTGTCCAGCGATCAACAAGTCGCCGAGTCGTCGGTCTACCAGCGGTACGCCGCTGCCGCTCAAGCCGTCGAACCTGCGCTTTGCTGCCCGGTCGAATATTCGACCGACTTGCTGAAGGTGATCCCCGAAGAAATCATCGAACGAGATTATGGATGCGGCGATCCCACGCCCTTCGTTCGCTCAGGCGAAACAGTGCTGGATTTGGGTAGCGGAGGTGGCAAATTGTGTTACATCGCTGCCCAAGTTGTTGGTCCCGAAGGGCGTGTAATCGGTGTCGATTGCAACCGTGAAATGCTGGGACTCGCTCGCAAGCACGCGCCGGCAGTGGCCAAGCAACTCGGCTACGCAAACGTAGACTTTCGGTATGGCCTGATTCAGGATTTGGCTCTCGATCTGGATCAACTTGCTGGAGAATTGTCAGAACACCCTGTGAACGATCCGGCTGGCTATCTGGCTCTTCGCCACACCGAGGAACGTTTACGTCGCGAGCAACCACTTGTCTCTGACGATTCAGTCGACTGCGTTTTGTCGAATTGCGTTCTGAATCTGGTGCGGCAGCAGGACCGCCGACAATTGTTCGCTGAAATCTTTCGCGTCTTGCGTCGCGGAGGCCGCGCGGCGATCAGCGATATTGTGAGTGACGAGAGTGTTCCGGAGCGATTGCAACAAGACCCGGAGCTTTGGTCTGGATGTATCACCGGCGCGTTTCGCGAAGATGAGTTTTTGAAAGCGTTCGAGGACGCAGGCTTTCACGGAATCGAGATTGTCAAACGACAAGCTGAGCCATGGCGGACTGTCGAGGGAATCGAATTCCGCAGCGTGACGGTCGTTGCGCACAAAGGAAAGCAAGGTCCTTGCTTGGAACGCGGGCAAGCGGTGTCGTATCGCGGCCCATTCAAGAAAGTTCAGGATGACGACGGTCACACCTATTCTCGGGGCGAGCGGATGGCCGTTTGTGACAAGACGTTCCAACTGCTTCAGCAAGAGCCTTACGCAGAGATGTTCGACGCAATCGAGCCACGCGAGATGGTTCCACTGGAAGACGCGAAGCCATTCGATTGTAGGCGTAATGCGCGACGACATCCAAGAGAGACGAAGGGTCTCGAATACCACGCGACGACGGACGCCGTCGATGGTTGTAGCGACGATGGCCCGTGCTGCTAG
- a CDS encoding DNA alkylation repair protein: MTAKQVLSALREVAREDKAAFLPGFFQAVPGGYGEGDRFLGCVVPDQRKVARQFRDLSRDDLVKLFASPWHECRLTGMLILVGQYELAAKPKNPHRDFECREIVDFYLANLDAVNNWDIVDTTAPKILGAWLVENYDERGVLDRLAASDVLWERRVAVLATFSLIKNDEFEEIIELAERLMSDGHDLMNKAIGWMLREMGKRDQSRLEKFLKKHAKTMPRTMLRYSIEKLSREERTKWMDRSLKGEG, translated from the coding sequence GTGACGGCGAAGCAGGTTCTTTCGGCGCTTCGTGAGGTGGCTCGCGAAGATAAGGCTGCGTTTCTGCCTGGGTTCTTTCAGGCTGTGCCCGGTGGGTACGGCGAAGGCGATCGGTTTCTCGGTTGCGTGGTTCCGGATCAGCGGAAGGTGGCTCGGCAGTTTCGTGATTTGTCACGTGACGATCTTGTAAAACTGTTTGCTTCGCCTTGGCATGAGTGCCGGCTGACGGGAATGTTGATTCTGGTTGGTCAGTATGAGCTGGCGGCGAAGCCGAAAAATCCTCATCGCGATTTTGAATGTCGAGAAATCGTGGACTTCTACTTGGCTAACCTGGACGCGGTGAACAATTGGGACATTGTTGATACGACGGCTCCGAAAATTCTCGGAGCTTGGCTGGTTGAAAACTACGATGAACGAGGCGTTCTCGATCGGTTGGCGGCGAGCGATGTGTTGTGGGAGCGGCGCGTGGCGGTGTTAGCTACTTTCTCGCTCATCAAGAACGACGAGTTTGAGGAGATCATCGAGCTTGCCGAGCGTCTGATGAGCGATGGGCACGACCTGATGAACAAGGCGATCGGATGGATGCTTCGCGAAATGGGCAAACGCGATCAATCGCGATTAGAAAAGTTCTTGAAGAAACATGCCAAGACAATGCCGCGAACGATGCTGCGTTACTCAATTGAAAAGCTGTCGAGGGAAGAACGAACGAAATGGATGGATAGAAGTTTGAAGGGTGAGGGGTGA
- the arsS gene encoding arsenosugar biosynthesis radical SAM (seleno)protein ArsS (Some members of this family are selenoproteins.) gives MQLSLLRQKSELANAAMQREILEGETTPRQPYFDQQLRTSGLSPLRATGIEVLQINVGKLCNQTCTHCHVDAGPDRRESMTRETTEAIIEVLGNNDIPTLDITGGAPEMNPNFRWLVEQAHKLGRRVIDRCNLTILMANGFKDLPEFLARHDVEVVASLPCYLEENCDSQRGDGVFKRSINALQRLNALGYGHPGSGRKLTLVYNPTGISLPPSQDKLESTFRDELKSRYDIVFSELHTITNLPISRFLDDLLRNDQLDEYMQKLIDSFNPVTVEGVMCRTMVSVDWQGKLFDCDFNQMLHMGLPANVSQHISDFDPARLSDRVIQTGRHCFGCTAGCGSGCQGAVVA, from the coding sequence ATGCAATTATCTCTTCTACGACAAAAAAGCGAACTCGCCAATGCAGCCATGCAGCGAGAAATACTCGAAGGCGAGACGACGCCTCGACAGCCGTACTTCGATCAGCAATTACGAACGAGCGGATTGTCGCCGCTTCGCGCCACCGGCATCGAGGTCTTGCAGATCAATGTTGGCAAACTGTGCAATCAAACCTGCACGCATTGCCACGTGGATGCGGGTCCGGATCGCCGTGAGAGCATGACGCGCGAAACCACCGAAGCCATCATTGAAGTGCTGGGAAACAACGACATTCCGACGCTGGACATTACCGGTGGTGCACCGGAGATGAATCCCAATTTCCGTTGGCTTGTCGAGCAAGCTCACAAGCTTGGACGCCGCGTGATCGACCGTTGCAATCTGACGATCCTGATGGCCAATGGCTTCAAGGATCTTCCCGAATTCCTTGCCAGGCATGACGTCGAAGTGGTTGCTTCGTTGCCCTGCTATTTGGAAGAAAACTGTGATAGCCAACGTGGCGATGGAGTTTTCAAACGCTCGATCAATGCGCTGCAGCGGCTCAATGCACTTGGCTACGGGCATCCGGGTTCAGGGCGAAAGTTGACTCTCGTTTACAACCCGACTGGAATCTCGTTGCCACCTTCGCAAGACAAACTCGAATCGACGTTTCGTGACGAGCTGAAATCGCGATACGACATTGTCTTTTCGGAACTGCACACGATCACCAATCTGCCCATCAGCCGGTTCCTCGATGATCTGCTTCGTAACGATCAGCTCGACGAATACATGCAGAAACTGATCGACAGCTTCAACCCGGTTACTGTCGAGGGTGTCATGTGTCGCACAATGGTCTCGGTCGATTGGCAAGGAAAATTGTTCGATTGCGATTTCAATCAGATGTTGCACATGGGATTGCCTGCGAACGTTTCGCAACACATTTCTGACTTCGATCCCGCCAGACTTAGCGACCGAGTGATCCAAACCGGCCGACATTGCTTCGGCTGCACGGCCGGATGCGGGTCTGGATGTCAGGGAGCGGTCGTAGCCTAG
- a CDS encoding CBASS cGAMP-activated phospholipase, translating to MARFQILSLAGGGIRGAFITSFLNDLEQRLGRPMAESFDLIAGTSTGGIIAAGLAMGLPASKMHDFYVRHGAGIFSARPPYRGKGLMRFLFPSANWVFKRKTGSGLDAAFRSRYCPHALQEAFDEGFGESTLKSVEFTRLVIPSVNLTKGEPHVFRSRHLPKGVRDQDFKISDVVIAATAAPTYFPHRQIGDCSYVDGGVWAADPSMLAVAEAMRIQQFGGCELDKTCFSTDDVPLLSVCTGLAEYSLTPPDSDAGTLIWAPRIADLMGMAQVQGIHLPLRFLLGDRYRHINFRMAEKFGLADVQHIPELFRLGSARAVEAFDTINEEFFQHKRVQFEPFTTTDGEINLDEFGDRSLGFQPGYYFFPRLEA from the coding sequence ATGGCACGTTTTCAGATTCTATCGTTGGCCGGAGGCGGCATTCGCGGTGCTTTCATCACATCGTTTTTGAATGACCTCGAACAGAGACTTGGTCGCCCGATGGCCGAATCGTTTGATTTGATCGCGGGTACTTCGACCGGAGGAATCATTGCGGCTGGATTGGCGATGGGGCTCCCGGCCTCGAAGATGCACGATTTCTATGTGCGACACGGCGCGGGAATCTTCTCAGCAAGACCACCCTATCGTGGCAAGGGGCTGATGCGATTCCTTTTCCCTTCAGCAAACTGGGTATTCAAGCGCAAGACAGGCAGCGGACTCGACGCGGCCTTTCGTTCTCGCTATTGCCCGCATGCGCTGCAAGAAGCGTTCGACGAAGGGTTCGGCGAATCGACCCTGAAGTCGGTCGAGTTCACACGCCTTGTCATTCCCTCGGTCAACCTAACCAAAGGTGAACCCCATGTCTTTCGCTCACGGCATCTGCCCAAAGGCGTGCGAGACCAGGATTTCAAGATTTCGGATGTGGTCATTGCCGCGACCGCTGCTCCTACCTATTTTCCACACCGACAAATTGGGGACTGCAGCTACGTGGATGGAGGTGTTTGGGCGGCCGATCCAAGCATGCTGGCCGTAGCAGAAGCGATGCGAATTCAGCAATTCGGTGGATGCGAACTCGACAAGACGTGCTTTAGCACCGACGACGTTCCTCTCCTTTCCGTTTGCACAGGTTTGGCCGAATATTCATTGACGCCTCCTGACTCTGATGCAGGCACATTGATTTGGGCACCGCGCATCGCTGATTTGATGGGCATGGCGCAGGTTCAAGGGATCCATCTGCCTTTGAGATTTTTGCTCGGCGATCGCTATCGGCATATCAATTTTAGGATGGCAGAAAAGTTCGGGCTCGCCGATGTCCAGCACATCCCCGAACTTTTTCGTCTCGGTTCAGCGCGGGCTGTCGAAGCTTTTGACACGATTAATGAAGAATTCTTCCAGCACAAACGCGTTCAATTCGAGCCATTCACCACCACGGACGGAGAAATCAACCTAGATGAGTTTGGGGATCGTAGCCTAGGCTTCCAGCCTGGGTACTATTTTTTTCCCAGGCTGGAAGCCTAG
- the gdhA gene encoding NADP-specific glutamate dehydrogenase: MQFNNSIGPHKGGMRFDPDVTLSVLKFLGFEQVFKNSLTGLPMGGAKGGANFNPKGKSDREVMRFCQSLMTELHRHIGEDTDVPAGDIGVGGREISYLFGQYKRLENRFVGSLTGKGLTFGGSLVRTEATGYGCVYFCENMLNHAGDSLQGKTCVVSGSGNVAIYTAENAIELGAKVVTLSDSSGFVHDPDGIDAEKLVFIKSLKEVDRGRISEYADHFSRAKFYAGQRPWSVSCEVAFPCATQNELSLDDAKTLIGNGVLAVAEGANMPTELAGAHAFVNSKVLFGPAKAANAGGVAVSGLEQSQNALRLSWPREDVDTKLKSIMSDIHQKCVKHGQANGYVNYVRGANIAGFIKVADAMLAYGVV, from the coding sequence GTGCAATTTAATAACTCCATCGGACCGCACAAGGGCGGCATGCGGTTTGACCCTGACGTGACGTTGAGCGTCCTCAAATTCCTCGGCTTTGAACAAGTATTCAAGAACAGCCTGACCGGGCTGCCGATGGGCGGCGCAAAGGGGGGAGCCAATTTTAACCCGAAGGGCAAGAGTGATCGCGAGGTCATGCGATTCTGCCAGTCGCTGATGACTGAACTTCATCGCCATATCGGTGAGGACACGGACGTTCCAGCCGGAGACATCGGAGTCGGTGGCCGCGAAATCAGCTACCTGTTTGGGCAGTACAAACGACTCGAAAATCGTTTTGTGGGAAGCCTAACCGGCAAGGGATTGACCTTCGGCGGCAGTCTCGTGCGAACCGAGGCCACCGGTTATGGTTGCGTCTACTTCTGCGAGAACATGCTCAATCACGCAGGCGATAGCCTCCAGGGCAAGACGTGCGTTGTCTCTGGTTCGGGTAACGTAGCGATCTACACGGCTGAGAATGCGATCGAACTGGGAGCAAAAGTCGTCACTCTTTCCGACTCATCCGGTTTCGTTCACGACCCGGATGGCATTGATGCCGAAAAACTCGTGTTCATCAAGAGCCTGAAGGAAGTTGACCGCGGTCGGATTTCTGAATATGCCGATCACTTCAGCCGAGCCAAGTTTTATGCTGGTCAGCGGCCCTGGAGTGTTTCATGCGAAGTCGCGTTTCCATGTGCGACACAGAACGAACTGAGCCTTGACGACGCGAAAACGCTCATCGGCAACGGCGTCCTCGCAGTGGCCGAAGGGGCAAACATGCCGACCGAATTGGCGGGCGCTCACGCCTTCGTGAACTCCAAAGTTCTCTTTGGTCCCGCCAAAGCAGCCAATGCCGGTGGTGTTGCCGTATCGGGACTAGAACAAAGTCAGAACGCATTGCGACTGTCATGGCCCCGTGAGGACGTGGACACGAAGCTCAAGTCCATTATGAGCGATATTCACCAGAAATGCGTTAAACATGGACAGGCAAATGGTTACGTGAATTATGTCCGTGGGGCCAACATCGCTGGCTTCATCAAAGTCGCCGACGCGATGTTGGCGTATGGTGTCGTTTGA
- a CDS encoding inorganic phosphate transporter has translation MIVFLALVAGILLAYANGANDNFKGVATLYGSDTTTYRRALVWATATTAAGSLTAVWLARELLARFSGKGIVPDALVAQSEFGVAVALAAGATVMLASRFGFPISTTHALVGSMVGAAGASTYSVDWHVLSSKLMAPLLLSPLIAIAATAALYLTFRRTRIAMGITKETCLCSGREVVEVVPIGAGVMAMARADELSITLGTSVSCRDHYAGNLVGVDARQSLDTMHFLSAGMVSFARGLNDTPKIAALLLIVPALNSLTATVFCGLAIAIGGWFGAKKIAEKLSHGITEMNAGQGFTANLVTSVLVVFASRWGLPVSTTHVSCGALFGIGTVTGQAHWKSIGQILLAWITTLPVAATIAWIVFQLLV, from the coding sequence ATGATCGTCTTTCTTGCCCTCGTTGCCGGCATCTTGTTAGCGTACGCCAACGGTGCGAACGACAACTTCAAGGGCGTCGCGACTTTGTATGGCAGTGACACGACGACGTACCGCCGAGCGCTCGTGTGGGCGACGGCTACGACAGCGGCCGGTTCATTGACGGCGGTTTGGCTCGCTCGCGAATTGCTGGCTCGATTCTCCGGCAAGGGGATCGTGCCGGATGCACTTGTTGCTCAGAGTGAATTCGGCGTTGCAGTCGCGTTGGCTGCGGGGGCGACGGTCATGCTCGCTAGCCGCTTTGGGTTTCCGATTTCTACAACCCACGCGCTCGTAGGCTCGATGGTCGGAGCGGCTGGTGCTTCAACCTACAGCGTTGATTGGCACGTACTTTCGTCAAAACTGATGGCACCGCTGCTGCTGAGTCCCCTGATCGCGATCGCTGCAACAGCGGCTCTCTATTTGACTTTTCGTCGAACTCGGATCGCGATGGGGATCACCAAAGAAACATGCCTTTGCAGCGGTCGTGAAGTCGTTGAGGTCGTGCCGATCGGGGCGGGAGTAATGGCAATGGCTCGTGCAGACGAGCTTTCGATTACGCTAGGGACCAGCGTAAGCTGCCGAGATCATTATGCCGGTAATCTTGTGGGTGTCGACGCTCGTCAGTCGCTCGACACCATGCATTTTCTTTCCGCCGGAATGGTGAGTTTCGCGCGTGGCTTGAATGACACGCCAAAGATCGCCGCGCTGCTATTGATTGTTCCAGCCCTGAATTCACTCACCGCGACAGTCTTCTGCGGCTTGGCGATCGCGATCGGTGGCTGGTTCGGTGCGAAGAAGATCGCCGAGAAACTGAGTCATGGGATCACCGAAATGAACGCAGGCCAGGGGTTCACCGCAAATCTCGTCACGTCGGTCTTGGTCGTGTTCGCAAGCCGCTGGGGGTTGCCCGTATCGACCACCCATGTTTCCTGCGGTGCACTGTTTGGAATCGGAACCGTGACAGGTCAAGCACACTGGAAGTCGATCGGTCAGATTCTGCTTGCCTGGATCACGACGCTACCTGTGGCCGCAACAATCGCTTGGATTGTTTTCCAGTTGCTCGTATGA